In Mesotoga sp. Brook.08.105.5.1, the following proteins share a genomic window:
- a CDS encoding monovalent cation/H(+) antiporter subunit G, with translation MMRIIGYLFLIPGLFFVVAGTFRAIRAHTIIGTLHFLTVADTVGLIFIVISASFFGLLTIIEMFAFIVALMVTGPLVTHVIARAFINAGGRDR, from the coding sequence ATGATGAGAATAATCGGATACTTATTCCTTATACCCGGCCTCTTTTTCGTTGTTGCAGGCACGTTTAGGGCAATCCGCGCTCACACAATTATCGGAACACTTCATTTCTTGACGGTTGCCGACACGGTCGGACTTATATTCATCGTCATCTCCGCTTCTTTCTTTGGCCTATTGACGATAATTGAGATGTTTGCGTTTATTGTCGCTTTGATGGTCACCGGCCCTCTCGTTACTCATGTCATTGCAAGAGCGTTCATAAATGCGGGGGGAAGGGATAGATGA
- a CDS encoding DeoR/GlpR family DNA-binding transcription regulator, protein MALKKEDRRQNILSVLSERESINTQELASLMDVSLVTLRRDLRDLQKSGLLINGYGVVRAVNQETDPNSFFLRRLRVERESKEIIASKAIEYVEENDVLFIDESTTCYVFALKLSRAFNKLHIITNGINILLALSKIQGFSVESSGGSLQYGFDSLIGPRAESLVSSIYANKFFFSAASFRSKIGTFELSPFSASIKRKMLLNSSERILLIDRSKFDVIAPFKMAEVGEINRVITEEKDFIPSLHS, encoded by the coding sequence ATGGCTTTGAAGAAAGAAGACAGAAGACAAAACATTCTCAGCGTTCTTTCCGAAAGAGAATCGATCAATACTCAAGAACTTGCATCCCTAATGGATGTTTCTCTCGTCACGCTGAGAAGAGACTTGAGAGATCTGCAGAAATCCGGCCTCCTTATCAACGGATACGGAGTCGTAAGAGCGGTGAATCAAGAAACAGATCCCAACAGCTTCTTCTTGAGAAGACTCAGAGTAGAGAGAGAGTCAAAGGAGATAATAGCCTCAAAAGCTATAGAGTATGTTGAAGAAAACGATGTCCTCTTCATAGATGAAAGCACCACATGCTACGTTTTTGCTTTGAAGCTATCCAGGGCTTTCAATAAACTGCACATAATCACGAATGGAATCAACATCCTGCTTGCCCTATCGAAAATACAGGGGTTTTCAGTTGAATCGAGCGGCGGAAGCCTACAGTATGGATTTGATTCGCTCATCGGACCTAGAGCCGAAAGTCTCGTGAGCTCCATATATGCAAACAAGTTCTTCTTTTCGGCAGCCTCGTTCAGAAGCAAGATAGGTACCTTCGAACTCAGTCCGTTTTCTGCTAGTATAAAGAGAAAAATGCTTCTCAACTCGAGTGAGAGAATACTTCTAATAGACAGGAGCAAATTCGATGTTATTGCTCCCTTCAAGATGGCTGAAGTTGGCGAAATAAACAGAGTCATCACTGAAGAGAAAGATTTTATACCTTCACTTCATAGTTGA
- a CDS encoding alpha/beta hydrolase, with protein MIIAVIILVAVAFLAIVGFVLSNRVIKPRQIPYEETYRIEVENGRMDPDWFEEVEKEEIWVDSPYGYKLHGFLIPNDNSERTVIICHGITYSLFGSIKYAKVFHKLGYNIIVYDHRNHGKSGGTNTTLGFYEKHDLAAVKKWVLERLGANTRIGLHGESMGAAIALQYLSLDNEIDFCVADCGFSDLEELLSVRLREDFHLPSIPFIWLARFFAKLLTGANLKEVSPIKSVRESSVPVMFAHGAEDHYVPTYMSEKMYRENNSKNHLLVVPGAAHAASLPTDPITYEKEVESFLRKHKLL; from the coding sequence ATGATAATTGCCGTAATAATTTTAGTTGCTGTTGCATTTCTGGCCATTGTGGGATTTGTTCTCTCAAATAGGGTCATAAAACCCAGACAGATCCCTTACGAAGAGACCTACCGCATCGAAGTCGAGAATGGCAGAATGGATCCAGATTGGTTCGAAGAGGTCGAAAAGGAAGAGATTTGGGTTGATTCTCCTTATGGATACAAACTCCACGGGTTTCTGATTCCTAACGACAATTCCGAAAGAACCGTAATTATCTGTCACGGCATCACTTATTCACTTTTCGGTTCCATAAAGTATGCAAAGGTTTTTCACAAGCTGGGCTACAACATCATCGTATATGACCACAGGAATCACGGAAAAAGCGGAGGTACGAATACGACTCTAGGCTTCTACGAGAAGCATGATCTTGCCGCTGTAAAGAAATGGGTTCTGGAAAGACTTGGGGCGAATACTCGAATCGGCCTACACGGAGAATCGATGGGTGCTGCAATAGCTCTTCAATACCTTTCTCTTGATAACGAGATCGATTTCTGCGTCGCCGACTGCGGTTTTTCTGACCTCGAAGAATTGCTGTCGGTAAGGTTGCGTGAGGACTTTCACCTTCCCTCGATTCCATTCATTTGGCTGGCTCGATTCTTTGCAAAACTCCTGACTGGCGCGAATCTAAAAGAAGTAAGCCCAATAAAATCCGTAAGAGAGTCGTCAGTTCCAGTGATGTTCGCGCACGGAGCTGAAGACCATTACGTTCCAACCTATATGAGCGAAAAGATGTACAGAGAAAACAATTCGAAAAACCATCTTCTAGTAGTTCCCGGAGCTGCTCATGCAGCGTCTCTCCCAACCGATCCGATCACATATGAAAAAGAAGTTGAAAGCTTCCTTCGCAAGCATAAGCTCCTATGA
- a CDS encoding hydrogenase subunit MbhD domain-containing protein yields the protein MNFVIIAISSLYLVSAIIVLSSRTNFQSVIWFGIMGSVSAVIMMIIGAPDVAMTQFSVGVALVLIVYIMALKKQRRVRLGFLDVPSMIEESPSGLRGLEWEIIRLVDEKEGYHVEPVKFSSKEDALNAVENHEVDLVCGAFTEDDVSGRTKGIPYLETSIFVCNGEEIDFVRLKHLSRNAISPTPEFLKKSRYVFVISMNSPDLEKDILEGLNEIRSSGNIEEIVGRYL from the coding sequence ATGAATTTCGTCATAATCGCAATCAGCTCTCTTTATCTTGTCAGCGCGATAATCGTCCTTTCATCAAGGACTAACTTCCAGAGTGTTATCTGGTTTGGCATTATGGGTTCGGTCTCGGCCGTCATCATGATGATCATAGGAGCGCCGGATGTCGCGATGACTCAGTTCTCTGTCGGAGTTGCACTGGTTCTAATCGTATACATAATGGCACTTAAGAAACAGCGCCGTGTCCGTCTCGGATTTCTCGATGTGCCTTCGATGATAGAGGAGTCGCCTTCCGGTCTGAGAGGGCTGGAGTGGGAGATCATTCGGCTTGTTGACGAAAAGGAAGGTTATCACGTTGAACCAGTTAAGTTCTCTTCAAAGGAAGATGCATTGAATGCCGTTGAGAATCATGAAGTCGATTTGGTTTGTGGAGCATTTACAGAGGACGACGTTTCAGGTAGAACAAAAGGCATCCCTTATCTGGAGACTTCAATATTTGTCTGCAACGGAGAGGAAATTGATTTTGTGAGACTGAAACACTTGAGCAGAAACGCTATTTCCCCGACGCCAGAGTTCCTGAAAAAGAGCCGCTATGTCTTTGTCATTTCCATGAATTCGCCGGATCTGGAAAAGGATATTCTTGAAGGACTGAACGAGATTAGATCTTCAGGGAATATCGAAGAGATAGTGGGGCGGTACCTGTGA
- a CDS encoding acylphosphatase: MRTVEVTLEGRVQRVGMRNFVRRLAEKHRITGYVENLEDGSVRIVARGNETELALFLRKVKKGSLPVRLSGGKITRIIEQPSQELEFRGFEKR, from the coding sequence GTGAGAACGGTTGAAGTTACTCTCGAAGGGAGAGTTCAGAGAGTTGGAATGAGAAACTTCGTGAGGCGGCTTGCAGAAAAACACAGAATCACCGGGTATGTAGAAAACCTGGAAGATGGGTCCGTAAGAATTGTCGCTAGAGGCAATGAGACTGAACTTGCATTGTTCTTGAGAAAAGTGAAAAAGGGATCTCTTCCCGTAAGGCTTTCTGGAGGAAAGATCACCAGAATAATCGAACAGCCCTCTCAAGAGCTGGAATTCAGGGGCTTCGAAAAGAGGTAA
- a CDS encoding serine hydrolase domain-containing protein: MNLRSFRKRFAEITSELEKLVTEGEIPGISCGVRFKDTVETASLGVTNINHPLKVSDETFFQIGSITKTFVALAVMRLVDAGRIDLERPIKELLEDFALSDKGAEEKITMKHLLTHTSGMKGDYFKDFGYGKDALEKLVRNMSSLPQINPPGRILSYCNSGFYVAGRVIEAVTGKTFEEAIIELVSKPLGLENIHFFPEDIITERFAVGHLITEDRISVALPWAVGRAIHPAGGIITNIKELLNYSAFYFSDRASDRNGIISDDSFTKLITGKIDASPASKVALGWFVEEIDGVATIQHGGGTNGQISLLMVFPEIDFSAAILTNSNEGSKATSLFSRMIVEDLLELNPVITEPATNYLERAEKIAGLYRGEMSDLEIFIEQGKSFIKEIPRVGFPDEDSEPAPPSTPQEISISDEGFIINLSEPYLASAGEFIVNESGRIEGLRIGLRIYNEIGS; the protein is encoded by the coding sequence ATGAACCTAAGAAGTTTTAGAAAGCGCTTCGCGGAAATAACGTCTGAATTGGAGAAGCTAGTTACAGAAGGTGAGATTCCCGGAATCTCCTGCGGGGTACGTTTTAAGGACACAGTTGAAACTGCCTCTCTTGGGGTCACGAATATCAACCATCCCTTGAAGGTAAGTGATGAGACTTTCTTCCAGATCGGCTCGATAACCAAGACTTTCGTAGCTCTTGCTGTTATGAGATTGGTCGATGCCGGCAGGATCGATCTGGAAAGACCAATTAAGGAACTCCTCGAAGATTTCGCTCTTTCAGATAAAGGAGCTGAAGAAAAGATCACGATGAAACATCTTCTGACCCATACTTCTGGCATGAAGGGGGATTACTTCAAGGATTTTGGTTATGGTAAGGATGCCCTGGAGAAACTGGTTAGGAACATGTCTTCTCTTCCTCAGATCAACCCTCCAGGAAGAATCCTCTCTTACTGCAATTCAGGTTTCTATGTGGCGGGAAGAGTCATTGAGGCGGTTACCGGGAAGACCTTCGAAGAAGCAATCATCGAACTGGTTTCCAAGCCTCTCGGTCTGGAGAACATTCATTTCTTCCCCGAAGATATAATAACAGAACGTTTTGCGGTCGGGCACCTGATCACAGAAGATCGTATATCTGTTGCTCTTCCTTGGGCCGTTGGAAGGGCAATACATCCAGCTGGAGGCATCATCACTAACATTAAGGAACTACTTAACTATTCAGCCTTTTATTTTAGTGACAGAGCTTCGGATAGAAATGGAATCATAAGTGATGATTCCTTCACAAAACTCATAACTGGAAAGATTGACGCTTCCCCTGCATCTAAGGTCGCACTTGGCTGGTTCGTGGAAGAGATCGATGGAGTGGCGACAATACAGCATGGTGGTGGCACCAACGGTCAAATATCCTTACTGATGGTCTTCCCGGAGATCGACTTTTCAGCAGCCATTCTAACCAACAGCAACGAAGGCAGTAAAGCGACCTCTCTCTTTTCGAGAATGATCGTGGAAGATCTTCTGGAACTGAATCCGGTAATTACTGAACCCGCAACCAATTATCTGGAAAGGGCGGAGAAGATTGCCGGGCTCTATAGAGGAGAGATGTCAGATCTGGAGATCTTCATTGAGCAGGGGAAGAGCTTCATTAAGGAAATCCCGCGAGTAGGTTTTCCAGATGAAGACTCTGAACCGGCTCCTCCATCCACTCCACAGGAGATTTCAATATCGGACGAAGGTTTCATAATAAATCTTAGCGAACCTTATTTGGCAAGTGCGGGGGAGTTCATCGTAAATGAGTCTGGCAGAATAGAAGGTCTAAGGATCGGACTTCGTATCTATAATGAGATTGGATCCTGA
- a CDS encoding HPP family protein has translation MITLDSKFRQYPLKYVFQTLLTIISVFVILLFIDALSEAVVVASFGASTFIVFAMPNLRASSARYVLGGNAIGLLVAFGVHVLDLLTKHTNIQWSDNISFAFMGSLAIGLTMFAMVITDSEHPPAAGLALGLTLDGFSVRTATITILGIIIVFSVKELLKKHLLDLV, from the coding sequence ATGATAACACTAGATTCCAAGTTCCGACAATATCCGCTCAAGTACGTTTTCCAGACTTTGCTCACGATCATTTCGGTCTTCGTGATTCTGCTCTTTATTGATGCGCTCTCTGAAGCAGTTGTTGTTGCTTCGTTTGGGGCATCGACATTCATTGTCTTTGCGATGCCAAATCTTAGGGCATCCAGCGCAAGGTACGTTCTGGGAGGCAACGCAATCGGTCTGCTGGTAGCTTTTGGAGTTCATGTTTTGGATCTGCTGACTAAACATACTAATATTCAGTGGTCTGATAACATCTCATTCGCCTTCATGGGATCTTTGGCGATAGGTCTAACTATGTTTGCCATGGTGATAACCGATTCAGAGCATCCACCGGCTGCCGGACTTGCATTGGGGTTGACTCTTGACGGTTTCAGTGTTAGAACTGCAACTATAACCATTCTTGGGATAATCATCGTCTTTTCAGTAAAAGAACTCTTGAAGAAACACTTGCTGGATCTTGTCTAG
- a CDS encoding proton-conducting transporter membrane subunit: protein MIALVFLPVLGGIVCLVLKDRKSVSPIVAIVTTFASGSVLPFVIFEDASIILGKWGSLGIGMAVDEFAIPFLLSTFIVMLAVILNSIKRGYDGFFYALILILYGTLNSIFLSRDLFSIFVTIELASIISFILISYEKKPRQAWASLKYLLLSSLGLNFYLLGIGIVYMETGSFAMDSLEQVSTIATVLIFGGLAVKSGLFFFSMWLPDAHSNAPIEVSPILSGLIVKLDVYLSIRFITYSSFGWMRDTYMIIGIVSAIVGVIFAVNSKNAKRVLAYHTISQVGFMLVNCDKSSAWHGFSHAIFKTLLFLVVGNISARLGTKEYSKWSGKITKVEYAFLLIGSLAIAGFPMTSGCVTKEIIIHGACCPSLKILLLIASAGTAMSFSKFIFLKPGKSSSWPAANTVAAYSILSGVIIIHGIIGFEIYMFESLLTVIAGMAGYLLLRKFLRPLPVYFERIDSALSSYLILFLISIVLAIILSS, encoded by the coding sequence GTGATCGCGCTCGTCTTTCTGCCCGTCCTGGGAGGAATTGTCTGTCTGGTGCTGAAAGACAGGAAGTCGGTCAGTCCGATTGTAGCGATTGTGACTACTTTTGCAAGTGGAAGCGTTCTTCCTTTCGTTATCTTTGAAGATGCTTCGATTATTCTTGGAAAGTGGGGTTCGCTTGGAATCGGTATGGCTGTCGATGAATTCGCAATTCCCTTTCTTTTGTCTACATTCATCGTGATGCTTGCGGTGATCCTGAATTCTATCAAGAGAGGCTATGACGGCTTCTTCTACGCCTTGATCCTCATACTTTATGGAACTCTGAATTCGATATTCCTTTCGAGGGACCTTTTCAGCATCTTCGTAACCATAGAACTCGCGTCGATTATTTCCTTCATTCTGATTTCCTACGAGAAAAAGCCCCGTCAGGCCTGGGCCAGCCTTAAGTATCTGCTCCTCTCTTCCCTAGGGCTGAACTTCTATCTACTGGGAATCGGGATTGTCTATATGGAGACGGGTTCATTTGCGATGGATAGTCTGGAACAGGTTTCAACTATCGCAACCGTTCTGATCTTCGGAGGACTGGCCGTGAAGTCCGGCCTTTTCTTTTTCTCCATGTGGCTTCCAGACGCTCATTCCAATGCGCCCATAGAAGTCTCTCCAATACTATCCGGCCTCATTGTCAAGCTTGACGTGTACCTGTCTATAAGGTTCATCACGTATTCCTCTTTCGGCTGGATGAGAGATACCTATATGATAATCGGCATCGTTAGCGCAATTGTCGGCGTTATCTTCGCCGTCAATTCAAAGAACGCCAAAAGGGTCCTCGCATACCATACTATATCTCAAGTTGGCTTCATGCTCGTAAACTGTGACAAGTCCTCTGCCTGGCACGGCTTTAGCCATGCAATATTCAAAACGCTACTCTTTCTGGTCGTCGGGAATATATCGGCTAGACTTGGTACAAAGGAGTATTCAAAGTGGTCGGGGAAGATCACAAAAGTCGAGTATGCCTTTCTTTTGATCGGTTCGCTTGCTATAGCGGGATTTCCTATGACATCCGGGTGTGTAACTAAAGAGATCATCATACACGGCGCTTGTTGTCCCTCATTGAAGATCCTGCTTCTTATTGCTTCCGCTGGAACGGCAATGAGCTTCTCGAAGTTTATCTTTCTCAAACCCGGTAAATCTTCCTCCTGGCCGGCCGCGAATACCGTTGCTGCTTACTCCATCTTGTCCGGAGTCATAATAATACACGGGATCATCGGTTTCGAAATATACATGTTCGAATCATTACTTACCGTTATCGCGGGAATGGCGGGGTATCTTCTGCTGCGCAAGTTCCTTAGACCTCTGCCGGTTTACTTCGAGAGAATCGATTCGGCACTTTCTTCTTATCTCATACTCTTTCTTATTTCGATCGTGCTGGCAATAATCCTCTCCTCTTGA
- the murA gene encoding UDP-N-acetylglucosamine 1-carboxyvinyltransferase has product MSQLVVMGNTRLKGEIRASGSKNSVLPILAATVMIEEPVVIKNVPELRDVQTMISILQQIGKTVAFENETVTIMPGEILVGNVPYELVRKMRASFNIIGPLAMICGWAKVGKPGGCNIGQRPVDFHLKGLEAFGFKITEEHGDVMAVIPQNFEKEIIYALPFPSVGATEQLMTTAALMEGSVVTIENAAREPEISDLQNFLNKCGAQVSGASTPTIKVTGVGKLTGAEYSVIPDRVEIGTYLLGAIATKGDIKIHGAIADHLIALLRILEEMGAGIEKSHEYLRAFWKGPLNPVRVSSEPYPGFPTDLQAIITAVLATVEGTSVLEENVFENRFGYVDELNRMGAQIKVSSSHANIRGVKKLSGAEVVAPDIRAGAALVMAGLAADGETIINNATHLFRGYERFQEKLRTLGAKITFYPDEE; this is encoded by the coding sequence ATGAGCCAGCTCGTTGTTATGGGAAATACACGTCTCAAAGGCGAGATAAGGGCAAGTGGCTCCAAAAATTCAGTGCTACCGATTCTTGCGGCTACAGTAATGATTGAAGAGCCAGTCGTCATAAAGAATGTGCCAGAATTGCGAGATGTCCAGACGATGATATCAATACTTCAGCAAATTGGAAAGACAGTCGCTTTCGAAAATGAAACCGTCACAATAATGCCTGGAGAGATTCTAGTAGGAAACGTTCCATATGAACTCGTAAGAAAAATGAGAGCCTCATTCAACATTATTGGTCCTCTTGCTATGATTTGTGGATGGGCCAAGGTTGGAAAACCTGGTGGCTGCAATATCGGCCAGCGTCCTGTTGATTTTCATCTCAAGGGTTTGGAGGCTTTTGGATTCAAGATAACCGAAGAGCACGGCGACGTTATGGCCGTGATCCCGCAGAATTTCGAGAAAGAGATAATCTATGCTCTTCCATTTCCCAGTGTGGGAGCTACCGAGCAGCTAATGACTACTGCAGCGCTTATGGAGGGGAGCGTGGTAACGATTGAAAACGCCGCGCGTGAACCCGAAATTTCTGATCTTCAGAACTTTCTTAACAAGTGTGGTGCACAAGTCAGTGGTGCCTCAACTCCAACCATCAAAGTGACAGGAGTTGGAAAGCTTACTGGAGCAGAGTATTCAGTTATTCCAGATAGAGTAGAAATCGGAACGTATTTACTCGGAGCGATCGCCACCAAAGGTGACATTAAAATCCATGGGGCAATTGCAGACCATTTGATTGCCCTTTTGAGAATTCTCGAAGAGATGGGTGCAGGCATTGAAAAGAGCCATGAATATTTGCGAGCTTTCTGGAAAGGCCCTTTGAACCCTGTTAGAGTATCATCTGAACCATACCCTGGATTTCCAACAGATCTTCAAGCAATAATAACGGCCGTTTTAGCGACGGTTGAGGGCACTTCGGTGCTTGAGGAAAACGTCTTCGAAAATCGTTTTGGGTATGTAGATGAGCTAAACCGTATGGGAGCTCAGATAAAAGTCTCGAGCAGCCATGCGAATATTCGTGGTGTGAAAAAGCTAAGTGGAGCAGAAGTCGTTGCGCCAGATATCAGGGCCGGTGCTGCTCTGGTAATGGCCGGGCTAGCTGCGGACGGAGAGACAATCATCAACAATGCCACACACCTATTCAGAGGGTATGAAAGATTCCAGGAGAAACTGAGGACACTGGGAGCAAAGATAACTTTCTATCCCGATGAAGAATGA
- a CDS encoding GNAT family N-acetyltransferase, giving the protein MIRLEKMKPDEFEIFTEGLVRNYAIENVKSGRWEEKDALEKSRREIDSLLTNGLNTENHELLSLIERETGKKIGYLWLHVFSATENKGFIYDFVIYKEFRGKGYGKLSLEALEEYARELGVEQLSLHVFAHNTVAVALYKKMGYEVTSMNMAKAIGDK; this is encoded by the coding sequence ATGATAAGGCTGGAAAAGATGAAGCCCGATGAGTTCGAGATCTTTACCGAAGGATTGGTAAGAAACTATGCGATAGAGAATGTCAAATCGGGAAGATGGGAAGAGAAGGACGCGCTCGAGAAATCGAGAAGAGAAATCGATTCATTGCTTACCAACGGGCTTAACACAGAGAATCATGAACTCCTGAGCCTTATAGAAAGGGAGACAGGCAAGAAGATAGGTTATCTCTGGCTGCATGTTTTCTCCGCTACGGAAAATAAGGGATTCATCTATGATTTCGTGATCTACAAAGAATTCAGAGGAAAAGGTTACGGAAAGCTGAGCCTCGAAGCGCTTGAAGAATATGCCAGGGAGCTCGGAGTAGAACAGCTTTCGCTTCACGTCTTCGCACATAACACCGTGGCGGTTGCTCTTTACAAGAAGATGGGATATGAAGTAACCAGTATGAATATGGCCAAGGCGATCGGAGATAAATAA
- a CDS encoding MnhB domain-containing protein yields MKIAGIIAVTIIFVIVMLSFDPSGSIPRPIEQIVERVNVPNAVTSVYLEARLYDTIFEIIVFTVTALGVAALLASLPVNIDEGQQVFGTVTVYSGGLAALSITLFLYVVINGHITPGGGFVGGVVLATGVITYGLTSSFKKASLHYDMLKIGVFEKISFVLIFALSTLIILLPETHSQLLSEAGFGSTFSGGFIPILNILIGIKVYAGAWKMSSEFISRRGTL; encoded by the coding sequence GTGAAGATAGCAGGAATCATAGCAGTTACAATAATCTTTGTCATTGTTATGCTTTCATTTGATCCCTCTGGAAGTATCCCCAGGCCGATAGAGCAAATTGTGGAACGAGTTAACGTGCCCAACGCAGTTACAAGCGTTTATCTTGAGGCGAGACTCTATGACACGATATTTGAGATAATCGTCTTCACTGTAACGGCTCTGGGAGTCGCCGCCCTTCTTGCATCGCTTCCAGTGAACATCGATGAAGGCCAGCAGGTATTTGGTACAGTAACTGTCTACAGCGGGGGCCTGGCCGCCTTGTCGATAACCCTTTTCCTATATGTGGTAATAAACGGCCATATCACCCCGGGTGGAGGTTTTGTTGGCGGAGTTGTACTTGCAACAGGCGTAATCACTTACGGTCTCACTTCCAGTTTCAAGAAGGCAAGTCTTCATTATGATATGCTGAAGATCGGTGTGTTTGAGAAAATCAGTTTCGTGCTAATTTTCGCACTCTCAACTTTGATCATTCTTTTACCAGAAACCCACTCACAATTACTTTCTGAGGCTGGCTTCGGTTCGACTTTCAGCGGTGGCTTTATCCCTATACTGAACATTCTCATCGGAATCAAAGTGTACGCCGGCGCATGGAAGATGTCCAGCGAGTTTATTAGCAGACGAGGAACACTATGA
- a CDS encoding Na+/H+ antiporter subunit E gives MIFVISFFLWITFFGRFTLASVVSGLLVSVLVQYVSARLIRPGPVLGTVFRIMLALPVAVFQAFRLIFSKPIFTVRSEKAPENRIVEFGKIISITMTPEEVVISKDREGLVIHEVKK, from the coding sequence ATGATTTTCGTAATCTCGTTTTTTCTGTGGATCACCTTTTTTGGAAGGTTCACTCTAGCCTCGGTGGTATCGGGTTTGCTAGTATCTGTCCTTGTACAGTATGTATCTGCAAGGCTTATCCGTCCCGGTCCTGTTCTTGGTACCGTATTTCGAATTATGCTCGCTTTACCTGTTGCAGTCTTTCAAGCGTTCAGACTAATATTCTCCAAACCGATTTTTACTGTGAGAAGCGAGAAAGCACCGGAGAACAGAATCGTGGAATTTGGGAAGATAATATCAATAACGATGACTCCAGAAGAGGTGGTTATATCCAAAGATAGGGAAGGATTAGTGATCCACGAGGTGAAGAAGTGA
- a CDS encoding cation:proton antiporter subunit C codes for MTGTIVIYFSILGMLVGTIGMILSKDLIKKILSLGIVETSINLMYTGISARSGIIPPIVSGDFSSAFYADPIPQAVIITGIVISFALLCLSLVFAIIIYNRYHTMNVETIEMIFEREKQ; via the coding sequence ATGACAGGAACTATCGTAATCTATTTCTCAATTTTGGGAATGCTCGTGGGGACGATTGGCATGATTCTCTCGAAGGACCTCATAAAGAAGATTCTCTCTTTAGGTATTGTGGAGACTTCGATAAACCTCATGTACACAGGAATCTCAGCAAGAAGTGGGATAATACCTCCCATAGTCAGCGGCGATTTTTCGAGTGCTTTCTACGCCGACCCCATACCTCAAGCAGTCATAATCACAGGGATTGTGATATCATTTGCCCTGCTTTGTCTTTCACTCGTATTCGCGATCATAATATACAACAGATACCACACAATGAACGTTGAGACGATCGAAATGATCTTCGAGAGGGAGAAACAGTGA
- a CDS encoding radical SAM protein has translation MQRIEPRVSATVLHFGEEPPLVKEGGAGAVFFSGCTMSCLYCQNFAFSQKNAGKVFSFEELSRHFMKIQEEGAACIDLVTPTPNLHGFLKAYELALEEGFSLPVVFNTSGYEEVSTLQLLDGIVDIYLTDIRYTDDALGEKYSLVPDYWTVTKKAVKEMFRQTGSFREERMRGVIVRHLVLPEGIAGTEEMAEFVAFELSSSVPISLMSQYRPVYRAREHYELSRKISEEEYDYALDVIDRFGLTGWMQHSKSKENFRAKPLRWD, from the coding sequence ATGCAGAGGATTGAACCAAGAGTCTCAGCAACAGTACTACACTTTGGGGAAGAACCACCTTTGGTGAAGGAAGGCGGTGCAGGTGCTGTCTTTTTTAGTGGCTGCACAATGAGCTGCCTCTACTGTCAAAACTTCGCTTTCAGTCAGAAGAACGCAGGCAAGGTCTTTTCATTTGAAGAGCTATCACGACACTTCATGAAGATTCAGGAGGAAGGGGCCGCTTGCATCGATCTCGTCACTCCAACTCCTAATTTGCATGGCTTCCTCAAAGCCTACGAACTTGCACTTGAGGAGGGCTTTTCCCTTCCAGTAGTGTTCAACACTAGCGGTTATGAAGAAGTAAGTACTTTGCAGCTTCTCGATGGAATCGTCGACATCTATCTCACAGATATAAGATATACCGACGATGCGCTTGGAGAGAAATACTCCCTTGTCCCCGATTACTGGACTGTCACAAAGAAGGCGGTGAAGGAGATGTTTAGACAGACTGGCTCCTTCAGAGAAGAAAGAATGCGAGGAGTTATTGTCAGGCACCTTGTTCTACCTGAAGGAATAGCGGGTACAGAAGAGATGGCGGAGTTTGTGGCTTTTGAATTGTCTTCGTCCGTTCCCATATCGCTTATGTCACAGTATCGACCAGTTTACAGGGCGAGAGAGCACTACGAACTATCAAGAAAAATCTCGGAAGAGGAATACGATTATGCACTTGATGTGATAGATAGATTTGGTCTTACTGGATGGATGCAGCATTCCAAATCTAAGGAGAATTTCAGGGCCAAACCTTTGAGGTGGGACTAG